Proteins co-encoded in one Candidatus Kapaibacterium sp. genomic window:
- the prfA gene encoding peptide chain release factor 1, protein MHVRKRLLFIRLLAAVRLRLSTLSMEPALERAAQTTLDHYRRLQQQLEDPAVAADPHQAAAIARELKRLRPAAEQAERYLRLLQEWNSLRELLTTETDPELRHLASEELESIEDRLNETAEALRLALLPSDPDDSRDCIVEIRAGTGGEEAALFAADLFRIYQRYAERKGWKLEVVDFSESDLGGFKEIVFSLSGEDVYGTMKYESGVHRVQRVPVTESSGRIHTSAATVAVLPEPEELEVQLREEDLRIDVFRASGHGGQNVNKVETAVRIVHVPTGIVVQCQDERSQHRNREKALKVLRARLYQLQRQQQEERLAQQRRSQIRTGDRSEKIRTYNFPQNRVTDHRLSGEAKNFQLSEVLEGKLDPIVEQLKLQERTTQLQQLQQLPEV, encoded by the coding sequence ATGCACGTACGTAAAAGGCTCCTCTTCATCCGTCTCTTAGCGGCGGTACGACTGCGACTATCCACGCTGAGCATGGAACCTGCTCTGGAACGGGCAGCCCAAACAACGTTAGACCACTACCGCAGATTGCAACAGCAATTGGAAGACCCCGCGGTTGCAGCCGATCCACACCAAGCAGCAGCGATTGCCCGCGAGCTCAAACGTCTCCGGCCTGCTGCGGAGCAAGCTGAACGGTACTTGCGCCTCTTGCAGGAGTGGAACTCTCTACGGGAGCTGCTGACGACAGAGACAGACCCGGAGCTGCGTCACTTAGCTAGCGAAGAGCTGGAGAGCATCGAAGACCGCCTCAACGAGACTGCCGAGGCTCTCCGCTTGGCACTCCTCCCCTCAGACCCTGATGACAGCCGCGACTGCATCGTAGAAATCCGGGCAGGCACAGGCGGAGAAGAGGCAGCTCTGTTCGCTGCTGACCTTTTCCGCATCTACCAGCGGTATGCCGAGCGCAAGGGGTGGAAGTTAGAGGTAGTGGACTTCAGCGAGAGCGATCTCGGGGGATTCAAAGAGATCGTCTTCTCCCTGAGCGGCGAGGACGTCTACGGGACGATGAAGTACGAGAGCGGAGTCCATCGCGTCCAGCGTGTCCCGGTGACGGAGTCCAGTGGCCGCATCCATACTTCCGCCGCCACCGTCGCCGTCCTGCCAGAGCCTGAAGAGCTCGAAGTACAGCTGCGAGAGGAAGACTTGCGGATTGACGTCTTCCGGGCCAGTGGGCACGGTGGGCAGAATGTCAACAAAGTAGAGACAGCCGTCCGCATCGTCCACGTCCCCACCGGCATCGTTGTGCAGTGCCAGGACGAACGCTCACAGCACCGCAACCGAGAGAAGGCCCTCAAGGTGCTCCGTGCACGCCTCTACCAGCTCCAGCGCCAGCAGCAAGAGGAACGACTCGCCCAGCAGCGGCGCAGCCAAATCCGTACAGGCGACCGTTCCGAGAAGATCCGCACATACAACTTCCCCCAGAACCGCGTCACCGACCACCGCCTCTCGGGAGAGGCCAAGAACTTCCAGCTGTCGGAGGTCTTAGAGGGAAAGCTCGACCCGATAGTGGAGCAGCTCAAGCTCCAGGAGCGCACTACTCAGCTCCAGCAACTCCAGCAGCTTCCAGAGGTGTAG
- a CDS encoding DUF4397 domain-containing protein — MVAGLLGLTGCPSENPLLVDPPRTADSLLVAFLSLVSDGQPRRVELGDTSVVLLPGERSAALFASRDSLTLRIWRDESTTTRFPLRLLRQMLHLVVIGPTADGKDTAALFLQPLGSLEGGSTVRLINMVPAAQEYTLRIGCPNAPSVAKSAQWLSETGSLTLTASRELALSVTAALGTGERVVGTWRLSPRAGAAYSFFVWGEPASPSVGIAEDTRLTAHRLWEPDRITQATVALRVLNLASQPVTVVRNPQGSVVEPEVAPFRVGPYRDMPVCGDVQPDSFLVRTSSGVQLMLSASLEPFRRYTLVLTDSAERLLGQLVMTDERPTGAVRLRIFHAAAGNGAVEIATGARGEGQLLGGQLLASGVVLGEAREGAVVPAGSLPLLVWSSALPRTLLAAAVIRVTSGRAGFLCLLPATSNGTGVKLAWVDDTDEEQAIVPLPNGIPVQLLQGLPGQDVALSAAPVLSGVSVLYRTVVTTVLPPQGAVLSALGHQWPIAGAAMDSLQLLVLAEAEGRVQLFRFTSPRRWGTAWGAQWRFVNTSDLAAIDVFSDTIVEGQVAERLLFQGLQRGTATPFELIPREYRLGVRIRDSSSRALVARADNVLFPVGYRYSVIFVGNRRNGYGLVFLQEL, encoded by the coding sequence ATGGTCGCAGGGCTCTTGGGACTTACCGGATGCCCGTCAGAGAACCCGCTGCTGGTGGATCCTCCGAGAACGGCTGATAGCCTGCTCGTTGCGTTTCTTTCACTAGTATCCGACGGACAGCCTCGTCGAGTGGAGCTTGGAGATACAAGTGTAGTGCTCCTCCCTGGTGAGCGTAGCGCAGCTCTGTTTGCGTCCCGGGATTCGTTGACACTCCGAATCTGGCGAGATGAGAGTACGACTACGCGCTTTCCTCTTCGCCTCCTACGCCAGATGCTCCATCTGGTCGTCATCGGCCCGACTGCCGATGGGAAGGACACGGCAGCCCTGTTCCTGCAGCCTCTCGGCTCGTTAGAGGGGGGGAGTACAGTGCGTCTGATTAACATGGTTCCTGCGGCCCAAGAGTATACCCTCCGGATTGGCTGTCCGAATGCTCCGTCAGTGGCGAAGTCTGCACAGTGGCTCTCGGAGACAGGTTCGCTGACACTCACCGCCAGCCGGGAGCTTGCTCTCTCTGTTACTGCAGCCTTGGGAACTGGCGAGCGCGTTGTGGGTACATGGCGCCTGAGTCCTCGTGCTGGGGCTGCCTATTCCTTCTTCGTGTGGGGAGAGCCTGCCAGTCCGAGTGTAGGGATAGCTGAGGACACGCGTCTGACGGCACATCGGCTGTGGGAACCCGACAGGATCACGCAGGCTACGGTAGCTCTTCGGGTGCTCAATCTTGCCTCCCAGCCGGTGACGGTTGTCCGCAATCCACAGGGTAGCGTGGTGGAGCCGGAGGTAGCGCCATTCCGAGTTGGTCCCTACCGAGATATGCCCGTCTGTGGAGACGTACAGCCGGACTCCTTCCTCGTTCGCACATCCTCCGGTGTCCAACTCATGCTCTCCGCAAGCCTCGAGCCTTTCCGGCGCTATACGCTCGTTCTAACGGACTCTGCTGAGCGGCTGCTCGGGCAGCTTGTCATGACGGACGAGAGGCCGACTGGAGCTGTACGCTTGCGCATCTTCCATGCTGCGGCTGGGAATGGAGCTGTAGAGATCGCTACTGGGGCCCGTGGAGAGGGACAGCTCCTCGGTGGCCAGCTTCTCGCAAGTGGTGTGGTGCTTGGGGAAGCACGCGAGGGAGCCGTAGTCCCAGCAGGCTCGCTGCCATTGCTGGTGTGGAGTTCAGCACTGCCGCGGACGCTGCTGGCAGCAGCTGTCATCAGGGTCACGAGCGGACGGGCAGGATTCCTCTGTTTGCTACCGGCAACAAGTAACGGTACTGGAGTGAAGCTTGCATGGGTGGATGATACTGACGAGGAGCAGGCCATTGTCCCTCTGCCTAACGGCATCCCCGTACAGCTCCTCCAGGGACTTCCGGGACAGGACGTTGCTCTCTCGGCAGCGCCAGTCCTTAGTGGGGTCTCGGTGCTGTACCGCACGGTTGTAACGACCGTGCTCCCGCCGCAGGGAGCAGTGCTGAGTGCCTTGGGACATCAGTGGCCGATAGCTGGCGCCGCGATGGATTCCCTACAGCTGCTCGTATTGGCAGAGGCAGAAGGGAGGGTGCAACTCTTCCGCTTCACATCTCCACGGCGCTGGGGGACAGCCTGGGGAGCACAGTGGCGTTTCGTCAATACCAGTGATTTAGCGGCGATTGATGTGTTCTCCGACACCATCGTCGAGGGTCAGGTTGCCGAACGGCTCCTCTTCCAGGGGCTGCAGCGAGGGACAGCGACACCATTCGAGCTCATTCCAAGGGAATATCGCCTCGGAGTTCGGATTCGAGACAGCAGCTCTAGGGCACTCGTGGCACGGGCTGACAACGTGCTCTTTCCCGTGGGATACCGCTACTCCGTTATTTTTGTGGGCAATCGCCGCAATGGCTATGGCCTGGTCTTCCTCCAGGAGCTGTAG
- a CDS encoding S8 family serine peptidase — translation MLRVALTCLVALSLTQAAVPDRPKPVGERFPIFVGARPLPNGMTTVPAVFWVSRNPEQYVPGVVILKTRQMFVVPKGSRGFASSVLMHALEPFRVQSVRQVFPEYVAPAVLQQDVFGLGRIYEVRYAAPVDPYDVCKALKDNPEVEYAEPLYKRHLLYTPNDPRFSAQWFLQRIAATGAWDITRGDTAITIAVIDTGTDWEHEDLAANIWRNPREVPGNGVDDDGNGKVDDVRGWDFVGNVTLQQAMSGQFREDNDPKVRPTASGGLAHGTQTAGCASAVTDNATGIASAGFRCRIIPIKCASDNPQTPGVWRGYEAILYAARLGAHIINTSWGGGGGSATEYQVIQQAIALGSLVVAGVGNNGVNVDYAPFYPACYPGVLSVGATTLSDAAASWSNYGVAVQVYAPGENILTTTPNDGYGTTGGTSFSGPIVAGVAALVKTLHRDWTPWQILHQIRSTADNVLASTLAQRPLYYGRVNAQRAVAVNRRFDQGVRLPGIGLAENDPVLIRSATGAISSYDPHTVVLRLKNYLGPATSVTVQLQSVDGYATVTPPTSSVGAIGAGEIKGDTISIQLRPTNPWYLGTVDFLVTIRDQGTGYENYFYLSIPVELPTSNQYAAFFGVPPVYRFYSAHAVQPDFLWAVGTFQEQQGVFLRYVVGQNPAAGPIANAPMYAVFALDAQRAFAGSGPTDGQAAIYRTQNGGATWQAVSVATITPFVNDVRFFNDAEGIFLGDPRGSTWGIGRTTDGGQTWQRVTAVPPPLQNEAGLVGSVWWLGDTCWFGTTAGRVFRSTNRGQSWQVSQLSGVSGYVTQVVFRNGREGIAVYRPTTQQGAPYLVAASTDGGASWQLNVANLTSLGFLPVYGYAPPNSWEIFLLGANGAVLGTANLGRDWRPVLTMETGGVSLTGAGVPVQNRARLWTVGDVVGYLDFDYARTNVRRELSAPASLQFDTVEVGFSRTRLLTLQNTGDTALQITDLTIVPVNAAPGEYEILNPPSLPVALQPSATLTLRLRFTPAQAGQRTATLRVTSTAANSPRDVTLYGVGRAGSTVGSGPSGVPTIRWVQLPDGGMLAELTVEQSQWVELQVSDLRGAVVAHVRQWVDQGTSYVRLPTPPSASGLYFWRLALAGTGRSLGGTFLR, via the coding sequence ATGCTGCGAGTTGCTCTGACATGCCTAGTTGCTCTCTCGCTGACGCAGGCAGCAGTACCCGATCGGCCAAAGCCGGTTGGGGAGCGTTTCCCGATCTTCGTTGGAGCGCGGCCCCTGCCGAACGGTATGACTACTGTGCCGGCGGTCTTCTGGGTCAGCCGTAATCCAGAGCAGTACGTGCCTGGAGTGGTCATTCTAAAGACTCGCCAGATGTTCGTCGTGCCCAAGGGTTCCCGCGGCTTCGCATCATCGGTACTCATGCATGCCCTGGAACCCTTTCGTGTGCAGAGCGTCCGGCAGGTCTTTCCAGAGTACGTTGCCCCAGCCGTGCTCCAGCAGGATGTCTTCGGCCTGGGGAGGATCTACGAGGTGCGGTATGCTGCCCCTGTCGATCCCTACGACGTTTGTAAGGCTCTTAAAGACAACCCAGAGGTGGAGTATGCCGAGCCACTGTACAAGCGCCATCTGCTCTACACCCCAAACGACCCTCGCTTTTCGGCTCAGTGGTTCCTGCAGCGCATCGCGGCGACGGGAGCGTGGGACATAACGCGCGGGGATACAGCGATAACGATTGCGGTCATCGATACAGGAACGGATTGGGAGCATGAGGACTTGGCCGCTAACATCTGGCGGAATCCGAGAGAAGTCCCTGGCAACGGGGTTGATGATGACGGAAACGGCAAAGTGGACGATGTGCGTGGATGGGACTTCGTCGGGAACGTCACGCTTCAGCAGGCTATGAGCGGACAGTTCCGAGAGGATAACGACCCGAAGGTACGTCCGACGGCCTCCGGAGGTTTGGCGCATGGCACACAGACAGCTGGATGTGCCAGCGCGGTGACAGACAATGCTACTGGCATCGCCTCTGCGGGTTTCCGCTGCCGAATTATTCCGATCAAGTGTGCTTCTGACAACCCCCAGACTCCTGGCGTATGGCGTGGTTATGAGGCTATCCTCTATGCTGCCCGCCTCGGAGCCCACATCATCAACACTAGCTGGGGGGGTGGTGGAGGGAGTGCGACAGAGTATCAGGTGATCCAGCAGGCGATTGCACTCGGATCGCTGGTGGTAGCTGGGGTAGGCAACAATGGGGTGAACGTAGACTATGCCCCCTTCTACCCGGCTTGCTATCCGGGTGTGCTCAGCGTTGGAGCCACGACTCTTTCGGATGCTGCTGCCTCGTGGAGCAACTATGGTGTTGCGGTCCAAGTCTACGCCCCTGGCGAGAATATCCTTACCACAACTCCCAACGACGGATATGGGACCACTGGCGGTACCTCATTCTCCGGCCCTATTGTCGCAGGTGTTGCTGCGCTTGTCAAGACCCTTCACCGTGACTGGACGCCATGGCAGATACTCCATCAGATTCGCAGTACGGCTGACAATGTCTTGGCTTCGACACTTGCTCAGCGGCCGCTCTACTACGGGCGGGTCAATGCCCAGCGAGCTGTGGCCGTCAATCGCCGCTTCGATCAGGGCGTTCGTCTGCCTGGCATTGGGCTGGCAGAGAACGATCCGGTGCTCATCCGTTCTGCAACGGGAGCTATCAGCAGCTACGATCCCCATACGGTTGTGCTGCGACTGAAGAACTACCTCGGACCGGCGACGTCGGTTACTGTACAACTGCAGTCGGTAGATGGCTACGCAACTGTTACTCCGCCGACCTCATCGGTTGGAGCGATCGGGGCGGGGGAGATCAAGGGGGATACCATCTCCATCCAGCTCCGCCCGACGAACCCGTGGTACTTGGGGACAGTGGACTTCCTGGTAACCATTCGCGACCAGGGGACGGGGTACGAGAACTACTTCTACCTCAGCATCCCCGTCGAACTGCCTACCTCGAACCAATACGCAGCTTTCTTCGGAGTGCCACCTGTCTATCGCTTCTACTCTGCCCATGCGGTACAGCCGGACTTCCTTTGGGCCGTTGGGACATTCCAGGAACAGCAAGGTGTCTTCCTTCGGTACGTGGTTGGACAGAACCCTGCAGCGGGTCCGATTGCTAACGCTCCAATGTATGCAGTATTCGCTCTGGATGCCCAACGAGCCTTTGCCGGCAGTGGCCCCACGGACGGACAAGCAGCTATCTACCGAACCCAGAACGGAGGAGCTACATGGCAGGCGGTGAGCGTTGCCACGATTACACCATTCGTGAACGACGTTCGCTTCTTCAACGATGCCGAAGGTATCTTCCTCGGCGATCCGCGGGGAAGCACGTGGGGAATCGGGCGGACAACAGACGGTGGGCAGACCTGGCAGCGCGTCACCGCGGTTCCCCCACCGCTACAGAATGAGGCTGGCCTGGTAGGCTCGGTATGGTGGCTGGGAGATACCTGCTGGTTCGGGACAACGGCAGGGCGTGTCTTCCGGAGCACGAATCGTGGGCAGTCGTGGCAAGTTAGCCAACTTTCTGGCGTCTCGGGGTACGTGACCCAGGTCGTCTTCCGGAATGGGCGCGAAGGGATCGCTGTCTACAGACCGACAACACAACAAGGGGCACCGTACTTAGTGGCAGCCTCTACTGACGGTGGAGCGAGCTGGCAGCTCAACGTAGCGAACCTCACAAGCCTGGGCTTCCTACCTGTCTATGGCTACGCTCCACCGAACTCCTGGGAGATCTTCCTGCTGGGTGCCAACGGTGCGGTGCTCGGTACAGCGAACTTAGGACGCGACTGGCGCCCTGTCCTAACGATGGAGACCGGTGGTGTGTCGCTCACCGGAGCTGGAGTCCCGGTGCAGAACCGAGCTCGCCTATGGACGGTGGGCGACGTTGTCGGCTACTTAGACTTTGACTATGCCCGAACTAACGTTCGGAGAGAGCTCTCAGCCCCTGCCAGTCTCCAATTTGACACTGTCGAGGTGGGATTCTCCAGGACTCGGCTCCTGACGCTCCAGAACACGGGTGACACAGCTCTCCAGATCACGGACTTGACGATAGTTCCCGTCAACGCTGCTCCAGGTGAGTATGAGATCCTGAACCCTCCATCGCTTCCTGTTGCACTCCAGCCGAGCGCAACACTTACGCTTCGGCTCCGCTTTACCCCAGCGCAGGCCGGCCAGCGTACAGCAACCCTGCGTGTCACCAGCACAGCAGCAAACTCGCCGAGAGATGTTACCCTCTATGGTGTTGGCAGAGCCGGTTCTACAGTCGGCTCAGGCCCTTCGGGAGTCCCCACGATTCGTTGGGTCCAGCTACCAGATGGGGGGATGTTGGCCGAGTTAACTGTGGAGCAATCGCAGTGGGTAGAGCTCCAGGTCAGTGACCTTCGTGGTGCCGTGGTGGCTCATGTTCGCCAGTGGGTAGACCAAGGGACCTCGTACGTGAGGTTGCCTACTCCTCCAAGCGCTTCGGGTCTCTATTTCTGGCGTTTGGCCCTAGCTGGAACCGGAAGGTCCCTCGGCGGTACCTTTCTGCGTTAA
- the panB gene encoding 3-methyl-2-oxobutanoate hydroxymethyltransferase → MDPTQRPQLEGHEPERGRPRRVTTLRLRQMKEAGQKIVCLTAYDALMARIFDEVGVDVILVGDSLGNVFQGHETTIPVTLEEMIYHTKAVVRGVRRALVVTDMPFMSYQVSPEEAFRNAGRIMKEGGASAVKLEGGERIVDTVARMTAAGIPVMGHLGLTPQSIHQFGSYRVRGTDPREAEQILRDAKLLEEAGAFALVLEKIPAELARRVTESVSIPTIGIGAGVYCDGQVLVYTDMLGLTRDFQPRFVRRYENLYERICQAVARYADDVRAQRFPSEEESY, encoded by the coding sequence ATGGACCCAACGCAGCGCCCACAGCTAGAGGGTCATGAGCCGGAAAGGGGGCGCCCTCGGCGGGTAACGACTTTACGGCTGCGACAGATGAAGGAGGCGGGGCAGAAGATTGTCTGCCTGACAGCCTATGATGCGCTTATGGCTCGCATCTTCGACGAGGTTGGGGTGGATGTCATCTTGGTGGGGGACTCCTTGGGCAACGTCTTCCAGGGCCATGAGACGACAATTCCCGTAACGCTGGAGGAGATGATCTACCACACGAAGGCTGTCGTCCGTGGCGTTCGCCGAGCCCTCGTCGTCACGGATATGCCCTTCATGAGCTATCAAGTCTCCCCTGAGGAAGCCTTTCGGAATGCTGGGCGCATCATGAAGGAGGGAGGAGCTAGTGCCGTCAAGCTGGAAGGCGGAGAACGGATCGTAGATACCGTTGCCCGGATGACCGCAGCCGGTATTCCCGTCATGGGCCACCTGGGGTTGACCCCTCAGAGCATTCATCAGTTTGGCTCTTATCGTGTCCGCGGGACCGATCCTCGAGAGGCGGAACAGATTCTGCGCGACGCCAAACTCCTGGAAGAGGCAGGGGCCTTTGCGCTAGTGTTGGAGAAGATTCCGGCAGAGTTAGCTCGACGAGTTACGGAGTCTGTCTCCATCCCTACGATCGGCATTGGAGCTGGAGTTTACTGCGACGGACAGGTCTTAGTCTACACCGATATGCTGGGGCTTACTCGAGACTTTCAGCCGCGCTTCGTCCGACGGTACGAGAACCTGTATGAGCGCATCTGTCAGGCCGTTGCCCGCTATGCTGACGATGTCCGGGCTCAGCGCTTCCCGTCAGAGGAGGAGAGTTATTGA
- a CDS encoding NAD-dependent succinate-semialdehyde dehydrogenase, with amino-acid sequence MEFVSTSPLTGRVLRRYEPHSPEEVGRRLQRATSASPDWAALSFSERASYLRRIANLLRERSKEYAELFAEEMGKPIPQGIAEVEKCAWVCDYFADNAERFLAPESVATEFSKSYVAFQPLGCILAIMPWNFPFWQVFRCAAAALMAGNVLLLKHAPNVTTTALALEGLFRESGFPEGVFQVVLVPVERIPDLIQHSATSAVAFTGSTRAGRIVAAQAGAALKKTVLELGGSDPYVILEDADLEATVATCVAARLINSGQSCIAAKRFIVLESIRPAFEEAFVEAMRQQRFGAPTDRTAALGPLARSDLRDNLHRQVQESLALGARLLLGGDIPPLPGWFYPPTVLTDVRPGMPVFDEETFGPVAAIVPARSEREAIELANASPYGLGAAIFTRDRERGEQIARDLLHAGSCFVNAYVRSDPRLPFGGIKQSGWGRELSIFGIREFVNIKTVCVA; translated from the coding sequence ATGGAGTTTGTCAGTACCTCGCCTCTCACTGGACGTGTGCTCCGCCGCTACGAGCCCCATTCCCCAGAGGAAGTCGGACGGAGACTCCAGCGGGCCACCTCGGCCTCCCCCGATTGGGCAGCACTAAGCTTCTCCGAGCGAGCCAGTTATCTACGCCGAATAGCCAATCTGCTCCGCGAACGGTCAAAGGAGTATGCGGAACTGTTCGCTGAGGAGATGGGCAAACCGATACCGCAGGGAATAGCGGAAGTTGAGAAGTGCGCATGGGTCTGTGACTACTTCGCCGACAATGCTGAGCGATTCCTCGCACCAGAATCCGTTGCTACCGAATTCTCCAAAAGCTACGTCGCCTTTCAACCCCTTGGGTGTATCCTGGCAATCATGCCATGGAACTTTCCCTTCTGGCAGGTCTTCCGTTGCGCTGCTGCGGCCCTTATGGCGGGCAATGTGCTCCTTCTCAAGCATGCCCCAAATGTGACAACTACTGCCCTTGCTCTTGAAGGCCTCTTTCGGGAAAGCGGCTTCCCGGAGGGGGTTTTCCAGGTAGTACTGGTACCAGTCGAGCGAATCCCAGATCTCATCCAACACTCTGCGACCTCCGCAGTCGCGTTCACGGGTAGCACGCGGGCTGGACGAATCGTTGCTGCACAAGCAGGAGCAGCACTCAAGAAGACTGTTCTAGAGCTGGGTGGGAGTGATCCTTACGTGATTCTGGAGGATGCCGACTTAGAGGCAACTGTAGCGACCTGCGTTGCTGCCCGACTCATCAATAGCGGCCAAAGCTGTATTGCGGCAAAGCGCTTCATCGTTCTGGAGAGCATTCGCCCAGCGTTCGAAGAAGCTTTCGTTGAAGCAATGCGCCAGCAACGGTTCGGAGCTCCAACTGACCGTACAGCCGCCTTAGGTCCACTTGCTCGTAGCGATCTCCGGGACAACCTCCACCGGCAGGTTCAGGAGAGTCTGGCGCTCGGAGCTCGTCTGCTCCTGGGCGGGGACATCCCTCCGCTGCCGGGCTGGTTCTACCCGCCAACAGTCCTCACGGACGTACGCCCTGGCATGCCAGTCTTTGACGAGGAAACCTTCGGTCCTGTGGCTGCTATTGTCCCTGCTCGCAGCGAGCGCGAAGCCATAGAGCTTGCAAATGCTTCTCCGTATGGGCTCGGAGCCGCCATCTTCACGCGGGACCGTGAACGCGGCGAGCAGATTGCCCGAGATCTGCTCCACGCCGGCTCGTGTTTCGTCAACGCATATGTCCGCTCAGACCCGCGACTCCCCTTTGGCGGGATTAAGCAGTCGGGCTGGGGGCGGGAGCTCTCCATCTTCGGGATTCGGGAGTTCGTCAACATCAAGACAGTGTGCGTCGCCTAG
- a CDS encoding DUF4835 family protein: protein MPRPKILALSFIGSLVCQTAAAQELTARVTVILDALPIEHRHELATLQQDLEHYLNTQRFGDTPWEGERIPVELTIIVTGRSGSWYSARLIFQSARPLSGGALTPLLRIYEPDWSFQYTRGASLTYQPLRYDPLLTLIDFYALLAIGLDCDTYEELGGTPYFRKAHQLAQLAAASNAKGFSTFAEPGQFSRFSLATELISPQFEPFRRFIFAYYVDGLEQLQHDRSRVLTTIDSLLTELLRFKERLGTPSIVLQLFFEAKYQELIELFRNWDSPTLLPRLRALDPRHGTDYERALGR from the coding sequence ATGCCACGGCCAAAAATACTTGCTCTCTCCTTCATCGGCTCCTTAGTCTGTCAGACCGCAGCAGCACAGGAGCTCACAGCACGTGTAACAGTCATCCTGGACGCCCTCCCGATAGAACACCGCCACGAGTTGGCAACACTCCAACAGGACCTGGAACACTACCTCAACACGCAGCGCTTCGGAGACACCCCGTGGGAAGGCGAGCGTATCCCCGTAGAGCTTACAATCATAGTAACAGGACGGAGTGGATCGTGGTACTCTGCGCGCCTAATCTTCCAATCTGCCCGCCCGTTGAGCGGAGGGGCCCTGACCCCTCTGCTACGAATCTACGAGCCCGACTGGAGCTTCCAGTATACCAGAGGCGCTTCCCTAACGTACCAGCCCCTCCGTTACGATCCTCTGCTAACGCTGATTGATTTCTACGCCCTGCTCGCAATTGGGCTGGACTGTGATACTTACGAAGAGCTCGGTGGCACACCCTACTTTCGGAAGGCACACCAGCTTGCTCAACTTGCGGCAGCCTCCAATGCGAAAGGCTTTTCGACTTTCGCTGAACCCGGCCAATTCAGCCGCTTTAGTCTCGCCACTGAGCTCATTAGCCCTCAATTTGAACCCTTCCGGCGATTCATCTTCGCCTACTACGTTGACGGCCTAGAGCAGCTCCAACACGACCGCTCACGGGTCCTAACAACAATTGATTCCCTGCTGACAGAGCTACTCCGCTTCAAAGAGCGCTTGGGCACGCCCAGCATCGTGCTACAGTTGTTCTTCGAGGCAAAGTATCAGGAGCTCATTGAGCTCTTCCGGAACTGGGATTCACCGACGCTACTACCCCGTTTACGGGCCTTGGACCCACGCCACGGCACCGACTACGAACGTGCGCTGGGGCGGTAG
- a CDS encoding rod shape-determining protein has translation MAGWSIFSSDIAIDLGTANTLIWAKGQGIVLNEPSVVAYDRTTRQLVALGHEAQAMIGKTHREIRVVRPLKDGVIADFEIAESMLRAFIRRVNNGWLPPRRVIVCVPVGITEVEKRAVRESAEHAGAKDVYLLPEPMAAAIGVGINVHEPTGNMVVDIGGGTTEIAVIALSGIVAEESIRIAGDEMTNAIVEYFRRHYNMLIGERTAEVIKCQIGSAVPLEEEYEIEVRGRNLVTGIPQMIRVTSDEIRQALEGPLKQIEQAVLTLLERIPPELAADIYDRGIVLAGGGALLKGLNRRLESVTDLPVHVADDPLTAVVRGGGKVLEHFEEYQSVLIKPRRL, from the coding sequence ATGGCAGGGTGGAGCATCTTTTCGAGTGACATTGCGATTGACCTAGGGACAGCAAACACCTTGATTTGGGCGAAGGGACAGGGAATTGTGCTGAATGAGCCTTCCGTCGTAGCATACGACCGTACGACTCGGCAGTTGGTGGCGCTAGGACATGAAGCACAGGCGATGATTGGGAAAACCCACAGAGAGATTCGCGTCGTCCGGCCCTTGAAGGATGGAGTGATCGCTGACTTTGAGATTGCCGAGAGCATGTTGCGGGCCTTCATTCGGCGAGTTAACAATGGTTGGTTACCACCGCGGCGTGTTATTGTCTGTGTCCCCGTGGGCATCACGGAAGTGGAGAAGCGAGCAGTGCGGGAGAGCGCTGAGCACGCCGGGGCGAAAGATGTGTATTTGCTGCCAGAGCCGATGGCAGCCGCTATAGGGGTGGGGATCAACGTTCATGAGCCGACTGGTAACATGGTGGTAGATATAGGGGGCGGGACGACAGAGATTGCTGTTATTGCACTTTCAGGCATCGTCGCCGAGGAATCCATCCGAATTGCCGGCGATGAAATGACAAACGCAATCGTTGAGTACTTCCGTCGCCACTACAACATGCTGATTGGAGAGCGAACTGCGGAGGTGATCAAATGCCAAATCGGCTCGGCAGTGCCACTTGAGGAAGAGTACGAGATTGAGGTGCGTGGGCGGAACTTGGTGACGGGTATTCCGCAGATGATTCGGGTGACATCTGATGAAATCCGACAAGCCTTGGAAGGGCCTCTGAAACAGATTGAACAAGCAGTTCTCACACTCTTGGAGCGGATCCCACCAGAGTTAGCTGCCGACATCTACGACCGCGGGATTGTGTTAGCTGGTGGTGGAGCGCTCTTGAAAGGTTTGAATCGCCGCCTAGAGTCAGTTACAGACCTTCCCGTTCACGTGGCGGATGACCCGCTAACGGCGGTGGTGCGCGGCGGTGGCAAAGTGCTAGAGCACTTTGAGGAGTATCAGTCGGTGCTCATTAAGCCTCGACGACTGTAA